CTGGGAAGGCTTGTTTCCAATTAGATAACTTAGAATAATAATCAAAATACTTTATTTTGAATTTTTCAGTGCTTCTATTAAATGGGCTTTTAACCGCTTGTTTGTATCCTGATTCCAGCCATAAATCTTGTCTGCGTAAATAGCAGACTATTTTGGATACTCTGATATTTAAAAATTTTCTAAATTTAAGTATTTCATTTATATTTAAATTCAAAAAAGCCTCTGAACTTACAATCACTTTTTTTGGATTGTATTCCCGAATCTGGTTTTGGGACAAAATTCCTTTAATCCCTGACAACAATCACATACGCTCTCCACCCAATATACCTCTTGGGCACATCAACCTTTGCTGAATTACCGAAAGGCGTGACTCTCTTCTCGAAAACAACCTCAACCTCCTCTTTCAGAACAAAATCTCCCTTCTTCACTTCAACCCTCCTCATGTTAAGTATATCCATAGAAATACTTAAATACTTTTTGGTTGGAATCAGAACATGAACCTTGGATTCAGAGTGACAGGGAAGTTTGTAAGGGAACTTCTGGATGTTTTGGATGAAATTGCAGAGGAGATAAGACAGGAGGAGAAGGAAAAGTATCCGTACACAGAATGGGAGAGGAAGAGAGAAGTTGTTAAGGAAAGGCTGAGAAAACTCCCTGAATACGTTAGAGAGGCTATTTCTGTGATAACCGTGCAAAAGAGGGTGGGAAGACCAAAGAAAGTTGATCTGGAGAAGAGAGTTATGCTCTTTCTGTTTGCAAGGCTGATGGACAAATCAAACAGAGATATTGAGGAGCTTTTAGAGCTGTTTGAACCTTTATTCGGGATAAAGGTTAGCTACAAAACGATAGAAAGATTATACTCGGATGAAGAAGTTAGAATGGCTTTACACAACCTCTTCATCCTTCTGCTTAGAGAGGAAGGAGTTTCAGGAGATTTTTCAGGAGATGGGACAGGATACAGCCTAACCATCACTAAGCACTATAGAAGCAATCCTAAAAGGAAAGGTAAAGACTTCAGATACGTTTTCAGGATAATTGACATCGATACGGGAATGTACGTTGGCTTTGGCTATTCTGACAGATCTGAGAAAGATGCCTTTGAGAAGGCTTTAGGAATGCTCAAAAGCATGGGGGTGAAGGTAAACTCGATTTCTCTGGATAAGTATTACAGCAGTAGGAAGACTCTGAGGCTGTTTGATGCTGAGACAGCTGTCTACGTCATTCCAAAGCGAAATCTTGCCAGAATAGGATTTGACTGGTTGAGGGTTATCGAGAGGATTGTTGAAGCTCCTTATAGGTTTCTGAAGAGGTACTTCAAGAGGAACTTAAGTGAGGCAGGATTTTCTGCTGATAAGAGGAGATTTGGATGGTTGATAAGGCAGAGGAGGGAGGACAGGAGAGAGATGGCTTTGTTTGCTGTTGGGCTGTGGCACAATGTGTTTGCTGTTAGGGTGGTGAGGTAATTTTGTCCCAAAGTCTCCCGAATCTCTGATTCTAATAAACTACAAACATTTCCAATTTGAAGGTCTTCGATACCCCTTGCTTTCGCAATATTTGGTCGAAGTGACAAAGGCAACAAATGGTGGCCTGAATTGAACAAAGGCGTTGAGGGGTATAGGACGCCATGTTTTTTATATAAAAAGTATTTATTATTAATTAAGAATCTTTGTATAGTCGTCGTTCCAGTTTTCGGAAGTCCAATGTGAAGAAAAACATCCATATCAGAACCCCTCCTTATACATATCTACAACTTTTTCCCACAGCACCATGTCCTCCTCATTAATTTCCATCAGCTTCTTGTAGAAATCTTTACCAACCTCATTCTTTATAATTTTCAACCTCTCCTCTAAAGGCATATCGGGACTAAACTGAACATTGGTCCTAATAACACTTGCTTTAAACTCAGGGAAATATTCTCTCACGGTCTCTTCCAACTTTGTCATTGACTTTTCAAATTCCTCTACCAACCCTATAAAAGGAAGTCTTTTTAGAGCTATAAGTGCTTTTTCCAGCGGTTTCATGTTCTTTTCGCCATGGAGCATATCTGCCAATCTGAAAACATGGAAATTGCTTACATTGAACTCCTGTCTTGGTATAGCCAACCTTATTTCGACATAGCCTTTAAAGTCCGTATTGCGAGCAATGACCGGTCCAGGGCGAAAAATGTCCACCTGCTTCCTTTCATAATGGTATGCAGAATGAATCCGAATAATAGGATGTCTTACAAAAATAATAGGAATGATTTTGATACCTCTCCTTTCCAAAAGTGTGGAGTCAAACAACCTCGCCGTATGGGATGAGAACGCAACTGCATCGCTCTCATTTTCGATCCATTTAATTACTTCCTTTATATTTTCGTAGTAAGGCCACAGTTTAAACTCTTTTTTTACAAATCTATCTCCAAAATTCTTTTCAAGTATATAATCCACGGCAGAACCAGCATTCTTAAAAAAGTGAAAATGGAACAGTATAACTCTATTCACAATTCCACCTCTTTTATGGTTTTAATATTCATTCCACTCTCTATGTATTTAAAATCCCACATCAAATCCATATCCGTATTTCGATCAACTTTTCTTTTTACAATTCTTTCACCTTCCTCAACCAACAAGAGCCACCTCCAATCATTTTTTTGCATTTTTCTAATACTTTATTCGGAAAACGTGTCGATACATAGTAACTTGAAAATACAATTTTAAATATTTGGTTGTACATTAAAAAGGCCCTTAAAAGATACATCTCGTTCCATCCTCTGTTTTCTTTGAACACCCAGTCCTTTGGATATTCGTCAGGTATGAAGATGTCGTGAAAGTGAATCAACACTCCTTTATGTATCCTTGGCATTATTTCAAAGAAAATATGATTTACATCACTACCCACTTTAGCCACATGCGTTGAATCAATAAATAAAATGTCATTTTCCTCTAAAGTCTGTAGTATCCCTAAATTATTTCACTACCCACAACCAACTTCATGTGAGAAAACTAACGAACAAAAAGATCAGATGGATCATCAAACAACTCGAAAAGGGAACCCCAGTAAGAGAAATAGCAGCTGTGATGAGAGTAACACCAAGAAGGATCTACCAACTCAAAAAACAATACGAAGAAACAGGAGAAATTCCAGAACTCAAACAACCTGGAAGAAAGCCCAAGCCAATAGACAAAGAAACTGAGCAAATAATCCTGCAAGCCTACGAAAAATACAAGCTCAGCCCAGTTCCGCTGGAAAGGCTGATAGAGAGGGATTACGGCATCCACATCCCCCACAACACTATATACAGAATCTTGCTAAAACACGGTTTGGTGGAGGAGAATATGAATAAGAAAAAGCGGAGGAAATGGGTTCGTTATGAAAGAAAACACTCAATGAGTTTATGGCAGGGAGACTGGAAAAAGCTTGGAGAGAATTGGATAATAGCCTTCATGGACGATGCTTCCCGCTTCATCACCTGCTATGGAGTATTTGAGAAGGCAACGACTGAGAACACGATCAAAGTTCTCAGGAAAGGGTTCGCTGAATATGGAATTCCAGATGAAATATTGACGGATCACGGAACTCAGTTTGTGGCTGCGAAGAGCAGGGAGAGGGCTAAGCACAGATTTAAGAAATTCCTGGTTGAGAATGGTGTTAGGCATATTCTTGCCAGAATAAACCATCCTCAAACCAATGGAAAGATTGAGAGGTTCTTTGGACTGATGGAGCAAAAAATTGGTCTTTTTGAATCACTGGATGAATTCGTTTACTGGTATAATTACGTTAAACCTCACATGAGCCTTAATTTTGAAGAGCTGGAGACTCCTTATCAGGCTTTTCTCAGGAAGCTGCCTGCTGAAAGGGTGTTTGAGTACGGGAGGTGGTTGATTGAGGAGTGAAATTATTTCGGGATATCACATTTTCCTCTAAAGTCTCGAAAAATGATAAATCAACATCTTGCACTGGTTGATCAATTAACTCAGCATTTCTGTAAAATAAAATTCCTCTTCTCAAATAATCAGATGGGTAAGGTTCAATAAGAGCTATTTCTATTTTATCATTATAGAACTTTTTATTCACATCCATAGCTATAAGTGACGAGAATCCTGAACCTATTTCTACAATCCTATTTGGTCTGTAGTGAATTATGAAAGCAAAGTATGCCAAAGCATCTAACTTTTCAAACACCCCATTATTTTTATAATATATACATTTTAGATTATGTTCGGGGGTTTCTGGATAATCGAATAAGTCAACGTAAGAACCAATTATCTCCAAATGCTTCAATTGTTCTTCTTTATTCAAGTCTATGCCAAGGACCTCATTATCAGTTCGAACTCTAAATATTTTTTCCTCCCGTCTCCTTACCTCTTTTATATTTGGAATAGGGGAGTAAAAATGACCTGGTGGAAATATTTTTCCGACCTCCCTGTCCACACTTTCACCTCTAAATAATATTAATGATTTTATTTTTTGCAACATTGTATGAAAAATTACACTTAACATGCTCAATCGACCTCATTGAAATTTTTTCCCATAGAGCTTTGTCTGTATATAGTTTGACTACTTTTTCAGCAAATTCTACCGGATCATCGGCGATTAGTGCATTCTCCCCATCAATCAATCCCATCCCCTCCCCTCCTATCGACGTTGTTACTACAGGCACACCATGAGCCATAGCTTCACCAATTTTTCCCTTAACACCAGCGCCGTATCTAAGTGGCGATACGAATACCCGAACGCTTTCAAAGTAAGGCTCTAATTCTCTAACATACCCTGTTACAATTATATCATCCGAACTAAGCGACATAATTTCCTCAGGAGGGTTGCTCCCTACGATTATAAATTTTACTTCCGGTAGTTGTTGCTTAATTTTTGGAAATATATCATTAATGAACCATTTTACTGCATCAATGTTGGGAGGGTGGGCAAAACCGCCTAAGAACATTATATCTTTACGATTCTCGAAACTATTTTTTGGAGGTTTTATCTCATGGATGTTGGACAGAACCTCCACATTTAGTGTTGGATCTTCTTTCAGTAGAAGTTCTTTTTCGAATGGCGAGACTACCAACGTCAAGTTGGCCAATCTCGCCAACTTCAGTTCAATATTCTTCAACTTTTCGGCCAACTCTTTAACTTTGTCATTTTTTTCTAATTCTGCTCTCCTCATTTCTCTCAAGAAGTGGAGATCCACTGTATCAAAAATTATTTTCGCTTTACTGCAGTATTTACGAACTGCTAATATATGTTTCTCTGCTATCGGTGCCCTACTCAAGATAACTATGTCAAAGAATTTTCCGTGGTCTTTTAAGTAGTCCTCAATTGATCTGGTGTAGGGCCCGTAAAGCACTTCGATACCAATCTGCTGCAAAATACTGGTATACGGCTCCATTTTTGCCAAATTATCGCCTATGAACGTAACACAATGACCAAGCTCTATCAAAATTTTGAGTATATTATACATCCTGTAGGAACCGCTATCTTTGTCAAATGTTGGAACATAGTGGTCAATCACCAAGATGCGCTTTCCTCCGTTCCTGCATCTCGCCAAAAACAAGTTTGAAGGATCAGGATTATAATGGTGCTTTAGCAAGGTATCTTTCCATTTTTCGTAAAACTTCTGTCTATTTATTTCTTGAAACTTCTTTACGCCTGAACTCGTATCTGTTCCACATGTTGCCCCCTCTAAATGAATTATCACGGATTTCGGTTGGTACATTACCTTGTAACCCATTTTTCGAACAGAAAAGCATAAATCTGTATCTTCATAGTAAGCAGGTTTAAACCTCCCGTCAAATCCCCCAATTTTTTCGAAGATCTCTTTTTTGACCATCAGAGCAGCACCAGAGCAGTAATCCACTTCTCTAACAAAATTGTATTCGTCTTTCTGGGTCGTCGTATCTTCCGTAGTTCCACCCTGATGCGTCTTTCCATATTATTCCCCCAGCCTCTTGGAGTTTTCCATCCGGGTATGCGAGTTTAGCGCCTACTGCCCCAACATCTTCTCGTTTTATCAACTCCAAAAGTGGTGGTAGCCATCCTGGAGTAACGATGGTATCATTATTTAAAAATAATATATATTTTCCTGAACTAGCTTTTGCACCAATATTACAGGATTCAACGAAGCCTACATTTTCTTTGTTTCGTATAATCTTCACGTTTTTGATTTTATCAAATAGAGTATCAACCTCCTTTTCTGTTGATGCATCGTCAACTAATATAACCTCATATGAGCAACCAGCAGTATTAGAGAGTATTGATTTCAAGCAATTATATGTTAATTCTGCATTATTATATACAGGAATCACTATTGAAACTTCAGGATTTTCGAAATTAGGAAATTCTAATTCTGACACATCAGCTGTATTGAAAGATGTACTAGGAGTACCGTAAATGTCTTTAGTCTCAATTTGCATCTCTTCCAACTTTCTTTGCTTTCTGTACTCTGACGCGCTTCTCCACAAACCTCTGAATCCAGAACTAGCCAAAACCCTCAACCCTTTAATCCCCAAATCATACCACCTTCTCCTCCTCGTCCCTAATGGAGCAACTCTCTCAACAAAGGAGTGCCACTTCATCACAGCTCTCCACGTAACGCTGGACTTTATCGAGTCCAGCTCTGCTGCCAGTCTAATATTCTCCTCCGTGAGATTTCTTATTTGCTCTTCCCTGGCAGCAAGTTCCGACTTAACCCTCTGCTCCTCCTTCCTAAGCTCTTCAATTGCTTTCTCTCTTGCTGTAAGCTCTCCATTCAGCCTCTCCACCAAGCTCTCCTTTTCCTTCAGCTCCCCCTCCAAGCTCCTTATTTTTTGCTCCAAGTTGATCGATTTTACCTTGAACTCGTTCAGCTCTTTGGTTTTCTCTTCGAGCGATTTTGTTAGAGCGGATACCCGTTCCCTCTCACTTTCAAGCTCCCCACTTATCCTCTCAAGCTCATCGTTGAGCCTTTCGATCTCAGCTTCCCTATCCCTGACCGCACTCCTCAGGCTCTCTATCTCCTGCTGCAACCTGCTTAATTCTCCATCCTTGATTTTCAACGCGTTTTCAAGCTCATAGACTCTTCCACTCTTCTCGGCCACCTCGGTGTTTAATTTATCCAGACTCGCACTCAGATCCCCTATTTGCCTCTCTTTCTGCTCAACAATTGAATTCAATCTGCCAACTTCCACCTCCAGCTCCCTTAACCTTTTTTCAAGATGCCTGATGTATTTTCTGAAGTTGTTGATTAGGACACTACTAACATCGGTAAGATAACTTCGATAATCAATTTCTTTCAGCGGTGAATCTGATGCTATCGCAATAAAATACATAGGTTCCTTCCTTTCAGCCTCAACTCTAACAAAACTCCTCTCTCCCCTTTCTATTACGAATTCACTGCTTCTATCATTATCTTCTGTCAGGCACCAGATTTGCGAAGAAGGATAAACTCTCTGCCCGAAAAAGTAGATGTGCTTGAAGTATCTGCCAAGCAAAGCTTTAAACTCATCAAAGTACAGCTCCTTTACGTGAAACGGATTCTGATAGTTTGGTTCGTCACTGTAAACCTTTTTGTTGGGAGTCGACACAACGAAAATTCCATCCTTCTTCAAAACTCTCTTCACTTCCTGAAGCATTTCCTCATGTTCTGCAATGTGCTCAAGAACTTCAAAACAAATTACAGCATCGAAAATTTCCTCACCATCGACCGGTATGCTGGTAACTGAACCGACACGATATTCAAGATTGCTTCTTATATATGTGCTGCTCGCGTGCTTTATAGATTTATCATCAATATCCACCCCAACAACTTTCTTGGCGTATTTGGATAAAATATAGCTCCCATAACCCTCACCGCATCCGAGGTCCAAAACAACCTTCCCCTTGACAAACTGTGCTGCAAAATAATACCTGTGAAGGTGCTCATAGTGAATTTCCGCTCCAACCTCTTCAGGTTTTGCCGTTGGAATATATCTCCCCCCCGTCCACTCTAACATACTTTGCACCCGCCCCAAATTATTCGAAAGCCACCAATACTTTATAAAAGAGTTTCTATGCACCAGCTACCTTTCTCTACGACGAGTTTGACAGATGGAGTGTTCCATTTCCGTGGAGATATCCTCAACTTCAGCGCGTATGTCCTGAACACTTGTATTATTCCTTTTCCTGAATTCCTCTAAATCACCAAATATGCTTTCCTCTCCAACAACGATTCTGGGCCCGATTACTGTTTTTTCTGGACATTCCTTTCTGATCACACATAAAGAATTGTAAAACTCAACTGATCGTATCGTAGCGAGCTCTGAGTCGTCAAAACTCAGGTTATACTTTTCAGCAAACTTCGAAAGTAACCACTTCCTCGATTTGCCCAATCTCCAATGCTCGTAGTTAATAACATCAATGAGGGTTTTGAAGAAATTAATTGCTGAATAGTATTCAAACAAACCGCCGCCAAAGTTTTTCCAGTAACTGCAACACAGGTCTTCGACAATATATATCCCACCGTAATTCAACAGAGGGTAGTAATTTGCAAAGGCTCTAATTATATCGGACGATTTATGTGAGCCATCGTCTATTATTATGTCCAAACTGCTAACAATTTCTCTCACCCTTTTAGCAGTCAATAAATCACCTGCATCTCCTATCACGATCTTTATTCGCTCGTCGTCGTAAGTAAGCTCAGAGCATCTTTCATCTATGTCGCAGCCAATTATATTTTTTGCATTTGTAAAATATTTCGCCCAGATTTCAAGGCTCCCACCATTCTGAACTCCAATCTCCAAAATGTTTACTTCTTTATCCTTGTAGTCTGAAAATAACTGCTCATATATTTCTAAATAGGAAGTCCATTTATCCGTCACCTTTCCTTTATGCGTTCTAAATAACTCCACGAGTCTATAAGTCATAATTTTAGATTTCTGCAGAATTATGTAATATAATTTTTACTTACAACAAAGGTCGGCTAAAGATGCATTGCCAATAAGCGTGCTACAAAGTGCGCCAATCCAAGCCACGAAGTAGCGAATGCCAAATTTTAGAAATTGTGATTGAGCAATCAAAAAAGACTGCAGCCGAAACCTATTTCTTCTTTCATGCAAACTAATAACATGCCAAAAGTCATTGAAGCCATTTACGAAAACGGAGTGTTCAAGCCCCTCCAGAAAGTTGAACTCAGGGAGGGGGAGAAGGTAAAAGTCATTGTGGATCGGGGACTTACCCAGTTATTCGGGATGTTCCGACACAGGCGTAAGACGGACCTGGACGAAGATATGGATCTGATGATAACGGAGAGAGCATGAAGGTCTTTTTCGACACCTCTTTCTTTGTCGAGTATTTTAGAGGGAATGAGAATGCACGGAGGATTTACGAAGAACTGAAGAATTACGAATATTTTACATCGCTCAATGTGGTAGAGGAAACGACCTATATACTCATGAAGTTTACCGCTTCTGATTTTGTGAAATTGGAGAAGCACTACGAAGTAATCAAGAAACTCAAGGAAGATTCAAATGTGTACGAGAAAAGTCTCAAAAATGCAAAGCTGTTTTACAGCTCAATTCTTCATGACGGATTCCAGATCCTGCCATTGCCTTCTTGGGACCTCGTTCTCGAGATTATGGAGCGATACAGACTCCTGCCAAACGATGCCCTAATAGCAGCAACCTGCAAGCATTATGGGATAAAGAAAATCGCAACCTTCGATGAGGATTTCAGGAGGGTTGACTTTCTGCAGGTCGTAGAGCTTTG
The nucleotide sequence above comes from Archaeoglobus fulgidus DSM 4304. Encoded proteins:
- a CDS encoding DUF2080 family transposase-associated protein yields the protein MRRVEVKKGDFVLKEEVEVVFEKRVTPFGNSAKVDVPKRYIGWRAYVIVVRD
- a CDS encoding ISNCY-like element ISA1214-1 family transposase codes for the protein MNLGFRVTGKFVRELLDVLDEIAEEIRQEEKEKYPYTEWERKREVVKERLRKLPEYVREAISVITVQKRVGRPKKVDLEKRVMLFLFARLMDKSNRDIEELLELFEPLFGIKVSYKTIERLYSDEEVRMALHNLFILLLREEGVSGDFSGDGTGYSLTITKHYRSNPKRKGKDFRYVFRIIDIDTGMYVGFGYSDRSEKDAFEKALGMLKSMGVKVNSISLDKYYSSRKTLRLFDAETAVYVIPKRNLARIGFDWLRVIERIVEAPYRFLKRYFKRNLSEAGFSADKRRFGWLIRQRREDRREMALFAVGLWHNVFAVRVVR
- a CDS encoding sulfotransferase family 2 domain-containing protein; the encoded protein is MNRVILFHFHFFKNAGSAVDYILEKNFGDRFVKKEFKLWPYYENIKEVIKWIENESDAVAFSSHTARLFDSTLLERRGIKIIPIIFVRHPIIRIHSAYHYERKQVDIFRPGPVIARNTDFKGYVEIRLAIPRQEFNVSNFHVFRLADMLHGEKNMKPLEKALIALKRLPFIGLVEEFEKSMTKLEETVREYFPEFKASVIRTNVQFSPDMPLEERLKIIKNEVGKDFYKKLMEINEEDMVLWEKVVDMYKEGF
- a CDS encoding IS481-like element ISA0963-2 family transposase — its product is MRKLTNKKIRWIIKQLEKGTPVREIAAVMRVTPRRIYQLKKQYEETGEIPELKQPGRKPKPIDKETEQIILQAYEKYKLSPVPLERLIERDYGIHIPHNTIYRILLKHGLVEENMNKKKRRKWVRYERKHSMSLWQGDWKKLGENWIIAFMDDASRFITCYGVFEKATTENTIKVLRKGFAEYGIPDEILTDHGTQFVAAKSRERAKHRFKKFLVENGVRHILARINHPQTNGKIERFFGLMEQKIGLFESLDEFVYWYNYVKPHMSLNFEELETPYQAFLRKLPAERVFEYGRWLIEE
- a CDS encoding glycosyltransferase, with the translated sequence MVKKEIFEKIGGFDGRFKPAYYEDTDLCFSVRKMGYKVMYQPKSVIIHLEGATCGTDTSSGVKKFQEINRQKFYEKWKDTLLKHHYNPDPSNLFLARCRNGGKRILVIDHYVPTFDKDSGSYRMYNILKILIELGHCVTFIGDNLAKMEPYTSILQQIGIEVLYGPYTRSIEDYLKDHGKFFDIVILSRAPIAEKHILAVRKYCSKAKIIFDTVDLHFLREMRRAELEKNDKVKELAEKLKNIELKLARLANLTLVVSPFEKELLLKEDPTLNVEVLSNIHEIKPPKNSFENRKDIMFLGGFAHPPNIDAVKWFINDIFPKIKQQLPEVKFIIVGSNPPEEIMSLSSDDIIVTGYVRELEPYFESVRVFVSPLRYGAGVKGKIGEAMAHGVPVVTTSIGGEGMGLIDGENALIADDPVEFAEKVVKLYTDKALWEKISMRSIEHVKCNFSYNVAKNKIINII
- a CDS encoding glycosyltransferase — protein: MLEWTGGRYIPTAKPEEVGAEIHYEHLHRYYFAAQFVKGKVVLDLGCGEGYGSYILSKYAKKVVGVDIDDKSIKHASSTYIRSNLEYRVGSVTSIPVDGEEIFDAVICFEVLEHIAEHEEMLQEVKRVLKKDGIFVVSTPNKKVYSDEPNYQNPFHVKELYFDEFKALLGRYFKHIYFFGQRVYPSSQIWCLTEDNDRSSEFVIERGERSFVRVEAERKEPMYFIAIASDSPLKEIDYRSYLTDVSSVLINNFRKYIRHLEKRLRELEVEVGRLNSIVEQKERQIGDLSASLDKLNTEVAEKSGRVYELENALKIKDGELSRLQQEIESLRSAVRDREAEIERLNDELERISGELESERERVSALTKSLEEKTKELNEFKVKSINLEQKIRSLEGELKEKESLVERLNGELTAREKAIEELRKEEQRVKSELAAREEQIRNLTEENIRLAAELDSIKSSVTWRAVMKWHSFVERVAPLGTRRRRWYDLGIKGLRVLASSGFRGLWRSASEYRKQRKLEEMQIETKDIYGTPSTSFNTADVSELEFPNFENPEVSIVIPVYNNAELTYNCLKSILSNTAGCSYEVILVDDASTEKEVDTLFDKIKNVKIIRNKENVGFVESCNIGAKASSGKYILFLNNDTIVTPGWLPPLLELIKREDVGAVGAKLAYPDGKLQEAGGIIWKDASGWNYGRYDDPERRIQFC
- a CDS encoding class I SAM-dependent methyltransferase, with translation MTYRLVELFRTHKGKVTDKWTSYLEIYEQLFSDYKDKEVNILEIGVQNGGSLEIWAKYFTNAKNIIGCDIDERCSELTYDDERIKIVIGDAGDLLTAKRVREIVSSLDIIIDDGSHKSSDIIRAFANYYPLLNYGGIYIVEDLCCSYWKNFGGGLFEYYSAINFFKTLIDVINYEHWRLGKSRKWLLSKFAEKYNLSFDDSELATIRSVEFYNSLCVIRKECPEKTVIGPRIVVGEESIFGDLEEFRKRNNTSVQDIRAEVEDISTEMEHSICQTRRRER
- a CDS encoding antitoxin family protein — encoded protein: MPKVIEAIYENGVFKPLQKVELREGEKVKVIVDRGLTQLFGMFRHRRKTDLDEDMDLMITERA
- a CDS encoding type II toxin-antitoxin system VapC family toxin, producing MKVFFDTSFFVEYFRGNENARRIYEELKNYEYFTSLNVVEETTYILMKFTASDFVKLEKHYEVIKKLKEDSNVYEKSLKNAKLFYSSILHDGFQILPLPSWDLVLEIMERYRLLPNDALIAATCKHYGIKKIATFDEDFRRVDFLQVVEL